The following proteins are encoded in a genomic region of Stigmatopora nigra isolate UIUO_SnigA chromosome 3, RoL_Snig_1.1, whole genome shotgun sequence:
- the tradd gene encoding tumor necrosis factor receptor type 1-associated DEATH domain protein isoform X2, which translates to MADKVLDGGPWTGCAVMFLRSLCPDANLLSLYKNEEGTFLLFKVIKLTLRDSAGGLAGYEILKFHDADPYFGVEVKFEDLVACRQFLESYGSGAVRQSISQHACRLLALAQEFTVETQLKAGTHILDRCLDKPELCLQQIHLSKPERLRDEEIERLEARLKLQVLGPEVPSNCFRFQNKILEDRMLTAADVQNFANGVGRQWKHVGRTLGRECRALNDTAIDNLAYEYAREGLYEQAYQLLSRFVQASGRAAKLSRLVKALEDCKLTGLAESILDIQPRV; encoded by the exons ATGGCTGACAAGGTTTTAGACGGAGGACCCTGGACAGGATGCGCTGTTATGTTCCTGCGCTCGCTTTGCCCAGACGCAAACCTGCTATCTCTCTACAAGAATGAGGAGGGAACGTTCCTTCTATTTAAAGTCATCAAACTGACTCTCAGGG ATTCCGCAGGGGGACTGGCCGGTTACGAAATACTGAAATTTCATGATGCCGATCCCTACTTTGGAGTGGAGGTGAAGTTCGAGGATCTCGTGGCGTGTCGGCAGTTCCTGGAGAGCTACGGCTCCGGAGCGGTGCGTCAGTCCATCTCTCAGCACGCATGCCGGCTCCTCGCTTTGGCTCAAGAGTTCACGGTGGAAACACAGCTCAAGGCGGGAACGCATATCTTGGATCGATGTTTGGACAAGCCAGAGCTTTGTTTGCAGCAAATTCATCTCTCCAAG CCCGAGCGATTGCGCGATGAAGAAATCGAACGACTGGAGGCCCGTCTGAAGTTGCAAGTCCTTGGGCCAGAAGTCCCCAGTAACTGCTTcaggtttcaaaataaaattttgg AGGACCGAATGCTGACGGCGGCAGACGTTCAGAACTTCGCCAACGGAGTGGGCCGTCAGTGGAAGCACGTGGGGAGGACCCTGGGGAGGGAGTGCCGCGCTCTGAATGATACGGCCATCGACAACCTGGCCTACGAGTACGCCAGGGAAGGCCTTTACGAGCAGGCCTATCAGCTCCTGAGCCGATTTGTCCAAGCGTCGGGGAGGGCGGCCAAGCTGAGCCGGCTGGTCAAAGCACTGGAGGACTGCAAACTCACCGGCCTGGCCGAATCCATTCTGGACATACAGCCGCGAGTCTGA
- the cog4 gene encoding conserved oligomeric Golgi complex subunit 4: protein MADSGSVPAKRCDSGNLSSVSMDTISALTELDDLERVYQQLCVEEKAVEVELDRLVAQEGTIHTKMLALQRMGPNLQLIGGDASQLSGMITFTCSLAENVSRKVRQLDLAKTRLYNVIQRADDILDLKFCTDGVQTALRNEDYEQAAAHIHRYLSLDQSVIELSRQGDESSTADANLLLLQEAEQKLKVIVADKLDEAVAAVDLAQVERFFKIFPLLGLHGQGLARFGQYLCTQLASKAEENLLLATGGDLGDKRAPLIFADTLTLLLEGIARVVETHQPIVETYYGPGHLYTLITHLQQECDQQCQKIVDRFTQQRGYLSKFQVVQSSMMKSTPGERIEPRELDPVLAEVTLMNARAELYLRFLRRRIMADFEVGDPQSITPEHNQNVEKLLKHCVLSRNMQELIGYYIPMEEYYMRESVNKAVTMDTFEKGLLTSSMVDDCFYIVKKCISRALSSSSIDCLCAMINHANSVLESDFREVLYNKLRQGFPATTLQDIQRGVSSAVSLMQSSLQQGKFNTDFNIDSAENAKAAFLVTLNNAEVCSENISTLKGNLENDCSKLFSQGSTSGDRAKIESCLSDLVNTSTKFKDLLQEGLTELNTTAIKPQVKPWISSFLSISHNIEEEEFNDYEANDPWVQQLIVNLEQLMAEFKTTLSPPIYDTLTSLMTSLISIEMEKTVLKCSFSRLGGLQFDKELRSLVAYLTTVTTWTIRDKFARLTQMATILNLERVTEILDYWGPNSGPLTWRLTPAEVRQVLALRIDFRSEDIKRLRL from the exons ATGGCTGACAGTGGATCCGTCCCAGCGAAAAGATGCGATTCAGGCAATCTTTCCTCCGTAAGTATGGACACTATTTCAGCCCTCACGGAACTGGACGACTTGGAGAGAGTCTACCAGCAGCTCTGCGTGGAAGAG AAAGCGGTGGAGGTTGAATTGGACCGACTGGTGGCACAGGAGGGAACCATTCACACAAAGATGTTGGCACTTCAGAGGATGGG GCCCAATCTCCAGTTGATTGGAGGAGATGCCAGCCAACTGTCTGGCATGATCACCTTTACCTGCAGTTTAGCAGAGAATGTCAGCCGCAAAGTCCGACAACTAGACTTGGCCAAG ACACGCCTGTACAACGTCATTCAGCGTGCCGATGACATCCTAGATTTGAAGTTCTGCACGGATGGCGTCCAGACAGCTCTGCGGAATGAAGATTACGAACAGGCTGCTGCGCATATCCATAGATACCTTTCTCTGGATCAGTCAGTCATTGAGCTCAGCCGGCAGGGAGATGAAA GCAGCACGGCGGATGCCAATCTGCTCTTGCTGCAGGAGGCTGAGCAGAAATTAAAGGTCATCGTGGCCGACAAGTTGGATGAAGCTGTGGCTGCCGTGGATCTGGCGCAGGTGGAGAGATTTTTCAAGATCTTCCCCTTGCTGGGCCTCCACGGACAAGGCCTTGCTCGCTTTGGACAATATCTTTGCACCCAG CTGGCCTCCAAAGCGGAAGAGAACCTGCTATTAGCAACGGGGGGAGATTTGGGTGACAAAAGAGCTCCTCTCATATTCGCAGATACGCTGACGCTTTTGCTAGAAG GCATTGCCCGTGTTGTGGAAACCCATCAGCCTATCGTAGAGACCTATTACGGTCCGGGACACCTCTACACGCTCATCACTCACTTGCAGCAGGAATGTGACCAACAGTGCCAAAAGATAGTTGACAGGTTCACACAGCAAAGAGGATACCTAAGCAAA TTTCAGGTTGTCCAGAGTAGCATGATGAAGAGTACGCCCGGGGAGCGGATCGAACCCAg AGAGTTGGACCCAGTTTTAGCTGAAGTCACTTTAATGAACGCCAGGGCAGAGCTTTACCTGCGCTTCTTGCGCCGACGTATAATGGCTGACTTTGAAGTGGGAGACCCGCAGAGCATCACACCGG AACATAATCAGAATGTGGAGAAGCTGCTCAAACACTGTGTGCTGAGCAGGAACATGCAGGAGCTCATTGGATACTACATTCCAATGGAGGAATACTACATGAGAGAGTCTGTTAATAAG gCGGTTACAATGGACACCTTTGAGAAAGGTCTGCTGACATCCAGCATGGTGGATGACTGTTTTTACATCGTAAAGAAGTGCATTAGTCGAGCTCTGTCCAGCTCCAGCATCGATTGCCTTTGCGCCATGATCAACCACGCCAACTCGGTGCTGGAGTCCGACTTCAG GGAGGTGTTGTACAACAAGCTGAGGCAGGGCTTCCCAGCCACCACGTTGCAGGACATCCAGCGCGGTGTCAGCAGCGCAGTCAGCCTGATGCAGAGCAGCTTGCAGCAGGGCAAATTCAACACCGATTTCAACATTGACAGCGCTGAAAATGCCAAGGCTGCTTTTTTG GTAACGCTCAATAATGCTGAGGTATGCAGTGAGAACATCTCAACGTTGAAGGGGAACCTCGAG AATGATTGCTCCAAGTTGTTCAGTCAAGGGTCGACTTCCGGTGACCGAGCCAAAATTGAGAGCTGCTTGTCTGACCTCGTGAACACATCTACCAAGTTTAAAGACCTTTTGCAG GAGGGTCTGACTGAGCTGAACACGACCGCCATCAAGCCTCAAGTCAAACCCTGGATCAGCAGTTTCCTCTCTATCTCACATAACATCGAGGAG GAGGAATTTAATGACTATGAAGCAAACGACCCCTGGGTGCAGCAGCTCATTGTCAACTTGGAGCAGCTAATGGCTGAGTTCAAG ACAACCCTCTCTCCTCCCATCTACGATACACTGACCAGCCTGATGACCAGTTTGATATCCATTGAGATGGAGAAGACCGTCCTCAAGTGCTCGTTCAGCAGG CTGGGAGGGTTGCAGTTCGATAAAGAGCTTCGTTCCCTCGTGGCCTATCTCACCACAGTTACCACCTGGACCATCAGGGACAAGTTTGCACGGCTCACGCAGATGGCTACCATCCTTAACCTGGAGAGG GTCACTGAGATCTTGGACTACTGGGGACCAAACTCGGGACCCCTTACATGGCGTCTGACCCCAGCAGAAGTGCGTCAGGTTCTCGCTCTCCGCATCGACTTCCGAAGTGAGGACATCAAGAGGCTTCGACTCTGA
- the gnao1b gene encoding guanine nucleotide binding protein (G protein), alpha activating activity polypeptide O, b translates to MGCTLSAEERAALDRSKAIEKNLKEDGMVAAKDVKLLLLGGGESGKSTIVKQMKIIHEDGFSGDDVKQYKPVVYSNTIQSLAAILRAMDSLGIEFGDKDRKADAKLVCDVVSRMEDTEPYSAELLCAMKRVWADAGTQECFNRAREYQLNDSAQYYLDSLDRIGAADYQPTEQDILRTRVKTTGIVETHFTFKNLHFRLFDVGGQRSERKKWIHCFEDVTAIIFCVALSGYDQVLHEDETTNRMHESLMLFDSICNNKFFIDTSIILFLNKKDLFAEKIKKSPLTICFPEYTGANTYDDATAYIQVQFESKNRSPNKEIYCHLTCATDTGNIQVVFDAVTDIIIANNLRGCGLY, encoded by the exons ATGGGATGTACGCTAAGCGCGGAGGAGCGAGCCGCTCTGGACCGCAGCAAGGCCATCGAGAAGAACCTGAAGGAGGACGGGATGGTGGCCGCCAAGGACGTCAAGCTGCTTTTGCTCG GCGGAGGGGAGTCCGGCAAAAGCACTATCGTCAAACAAATGAA GATTATCCACGAAGATGGCTTCTCCGGGGATGATGTGAAGCAGTATAAACCCGTGGTCTACAGCAACACCATCCAGAGCTTGGCAGCCATCTTGCGAGCCATGGACTCGCTGGGAATCGAGTTTGGAGACAAGGATCGAAAA GCGGATGCCAAGCTGGTGTGCGACGTCGTTAGTCGCATGGAAGACACGGAGCCGTACTCTGCGGAGCTCCTCTGCGCCATGAAGCGCGTTTGGGCTGACGCCGGGACTCAGGAGTGCTTCAACCGGGCCCGCGAATACCAGCTCAATGATTCGGCCCAATA CTACCTGGACAGTTTAGACCGGATCGGAGCTGCAGACTACCAGCCCACGGAACAGGACATTCTGAGAACCCGAGTGAAGACTACTGGCATTGTGGAAACTCATTTCACcttcaaaaacctccattttag GCTCTTTGACGTgggaggtcagaggtcagagaGGAAGAAGTGGATCCACTGCTTTGAGGATGTGACCGCCATCATTTTCTGCGTGGCTCTGAGTGGTTATGACCAGGTGCTCCACGAGGACGAAACTACT AACCGCATGCACGAATCCCTCATGCTGTTCGACTCCATCTGCAACAACAAGTTCTTCATCGACACCTCTATCATCCTCTTCCTCAACAAGAAGGACCTCTTTGCGGAGAAGATCAAGAAGTCGCCGCTAACTATCTGTTTCCCCGAATACACAG GTGCTAACACTTACGACGACGCCACCGCCTACATTCAGGTTCAGTTCGAGAGCAAGAACCGCTCTCCTAACAAGGAGATCTACTGTCACCTGACCTGCGCCACGGACACGGGGAACATCCAGGTGGTGTTCGACGCCGTCACCGACATCATTATCGCAAACAACCTGAGAGGATGCGGCTTATACTGA
- the LOC144194427 gene encoding uncharacterized protein LOC144194427 isoform X4 — translation MIKCPQGRKSNLFQHMSKTHPQVNLKADETVNEAKVDSEGNTTPMEVSAEIQANAQHAQVENSLQSKMKCQRRSSVWKHFRPLDNLDGAQCWICNKKLKCPDGKTSNLHRHMAKRHPEVQRPGRKALQQTKSNLSSHTSNVGLESCPVEVTENRAIPDVNCEEMRVSVAERRIYRRERELIEALRRAQKEEEKALQDQRQLLQSLRTVNAREAAVEKKEIESLRRAQLEEAEELKRQREELERERTEQQKKWEEFEKERSQLLLLPREPEDRPLVSHLT, via the exons ATGATCAAATGCCCACAGGGCAGGAAGAGTAACCTTTTCCAACACATGTCAAAGACCCATCCACAGGTGAATCTCAAAGCAGATGAAACTGTGAATGAAGCTAAAGTGGATTCTGAAGGAAACACCACCCCCATGGAAGTTAGTGCAGAAATTCAGGCAAACGCACAACACGCCCAGGTTGAAAATTCGCTCCAGTCAAAGATGAAATGCCAACGCCGTAGCTCTGTCTGGAAACATTTTCGGCCTCTGGACAATTTGGATGGTGCTCAATGTTGGATTTGCAACAAGAAGCTTAAGTGCCCAGACGGCAAGACCAGCAACCTGCATCGACATATGGCAAAGAGGCACCCCGAGGTGCAACGGCCGGGGCGCAAGGCACTCCAGCAAACAAAGTCTAACTTGTCCTCGCACACTTCCAATGTTGGTCTGGAGTCGTGTCCCGTAGAGGTTACGGAGAATAGAGCAATTCCTG aTGTGAACTGTGAGGAAATGAGGGTAAGCGTGGCCGAGAGACGCATTTACAGAAGAGAGCGGGAATTGATCGAAGCTTTGAGGAGGGCGCAgaaggaggaagagaaggcTCTGCAAGATCAGCGGCAGCTCCTCCAAAGTCTGAGGACCGTCAACGCCAGAGAGGCCGCCGTGGAGAAGAAGGAAATAGAGTCCCTCAGGAGAGCACAGCTGGAGGAAGCCGAAGAGTTAAAAAGACAAAGAGAAGAGCTGGAGAGGGAAAGAACTGAGCAGCAGAAGAAATGGGAGGAGTTTGAGAAGGAACGAAGTCAGTTGCTCTTGCTTCCCAGAGAACCTGAAGATCGCCCCTTGGTTTCCCACCTAACATAA
- the tradd gene encoding tumor necrosis factor receptor type 1-associated DEATH domain protein isoform X1, whose protein sequence is MKKDLKFGNNNSMADKVLDGGPWTGCAVMFLRSLCPDANLLSLYKNEEGTFLLFKVIKLTLRDSAGGLAGYEILKFHDADPYFGVEVKFEDLVACRQFLESYGSGAVRQSISQHACRLLALAQEFTVETQLKAGTHILDRCLDKPELCLQQIHLSKPERLRDEEIERLEARLKLQVLGPEVPSNCFRFQNKILEDRMLTAADVQNFANGVGRQWKHVGRTLGRECRALNDTAIDNLAYEYAREGLYEQAYQLLSRFVQASGRAAKLSRLVKALEDCKLTGLAESILDIQPRV, encoded by the exons ATGAAGAAAGATCTCAAGTTTGGCAACAATAATAG CATGGCTGACAAGGTTTTAGACGGAGGACCCTGGACAGGATGCGCTGTTATGTTCCTGCGCTCGCTTTGCCCAGACGCAAACCTGCTATCTCTCTACAAGAATGAGGAGGGAACGTTCCTTCTATTTAAAGTCATCAAACTGACTCTCAGGG ATTCCGCAGGGGGACTGGCCGGTTACGAAATACTGAAATTTCATGATGCCGATCCCTACTTTGGAGTGGAGGTGAAGTTCGAGGATCTCGTGGCGTGTCGGCAGTTCCTGGAGAGCTACGGCTCCGGAGCGGTGCGTCAGTCCATCTCTCAGCACGCATGCCGGCTCCTCGCTTTGGCTCAAGAGTTCACGGTGGAAACACAGCTCAAGGCGGGAACGCATATCTTGGATCGATGTTTGGACAAGCCAGAGCTTTGTTTGCAGCAAATTCATCTCTCCAAG CCCGAGCGATTGCGCGATGAAGAAATCGAACGACTGGAGGCCCGTCTGAAGTTGCAAGTCCTTGGGCCAGAAGTCCCCAGTAACTGCTTcaggtttcaaaataaaattttgg AGGACCGAATGCTGACGGCGGCAGACGTTCAGAACTTCGCCAACGGAGTGGGCCGTCAGTGGAAGCACGTGGGGAGGACCCTGGGGAGGGAGTGCCGCGCTCTGAATGATACGGCCATCGACAACCTGGCCTACGAGTACGCCAGGGAAGGCCTTTACGAGCAGGCCTATCAGCTCCTGAGCCGATTTGTCCAAGCGTCGGGGAGGGCGGCCAAGCTGAGCCGGCTGGTCAAAGCACTGGAGGACTGCAAACTCACCGGCCTGGCCGAATCCATTCTGGACATACAGCCGCGAGTCTGA
- the LOC144194427 gene encoding uncharacterized protein LOC144194427 isoform X1, with translation MTRKRSVVWDYFKDISNELVVCVLCKNVLSKHEQGTTTRLLRHLRTHHPEEPALAAKLDRQTTAIDANFDQKPMEIGKAQVEVELKNGESDIFTPAKQDEIESAINGILLAVQESKPVRQNLEKSDQAAIQAELPSSGESKYQSLIWKHFDHFASVNGAQCLICKKMIKCPQGRKSNLFQHMSKTHPQVNLKADETVNEAKVDSEGNTTPMEVSAEIQANAQHAQVENSLQSKMKCQRRSSVWKHFRPLDNLDGAQCWICNKKLKCPDGKTSNLHRHMAKRHPEVQRPGRKALQQTKSNLSSHTSNVGLESCPVEVTENRAIPDVNCEEMRVSVAERRIYRRERELIEALRRAQKEEEKALQDQRQLLQSLRTVNAREAAVEKKEIESLRRAQLEEAEELKRQREELERERTEQQKKWEEFEKERSQLLLLPREPEDRPLVSHLT, from the exons ATGACTCGTAAAAGGAGTGTGGTTTGGGattattttaaagacatttcTAACGAATTAGTTGTGTGCGTCTTGTGTAAAAACGTCTTGTCTAAACACGAACAGGGAACCACCACAAGGTTGTTGAGGCATCTGCGGACTCATCATCCAGAAGAGCCTGCCTTAGCAGCTAAATTAGACCGCCAAACAACCGCTATTGACGCCAACTTCGATCAAAAGCCCATGGAAATAGGAAAAGcacaag TGGAAGTGGAACTGAAGAATGGAGAGTCTGACATCTTTACCCCTGCAAAACAAGATGAAATTGAATCTGCTATAAATGGGATCCTCTTAGCTGTACAGGAAAGTAAGCCTGTTAGGCAAAATCTGGAAAAATCAGACCAAGCGGCCATCCAAGCAGAGCTCCCGTCAAGTGGTGAATCCAAATATCAAAGCTTGATATGgaaacattttgatcattttgccaGCGTGAACGGTGCTCAGTGTTTGATTTGCAAGAAGATGATCAAATGCCCACAGGGCAGGAAGAGTAACCTTTTCCAACACATGTCAAAGACCCATCCACAGGTGAATCTCAAAGCAGATGAAACTGTGAATGAAGCTAAAGTGGATTCTGAAGGAAACACCACCCCCATGGAAGTTAGTGCAGAAATTCAGGCAAACGCACAACACGCCCAGGTTGAAAATTCGCTCCAGTCAAAGATGAAATGCCAACGCCGTAGCTCTGTCTGGAAACATTTTCGGCCTCTGGACAATTTGGATGGTGCTCAATGTTGGATTTGCAACAAGAAGCTTAAGTGCCCAGACGGCAAGACCAGCAACCTGCATCGACATATGGCAAAGAGGCACCCCGAGGTGCAACGGCCGGGGCGCAAGGCACTCCAGCAAACAAAGTCTAACTTGTCCTCGCACACTTCCAATGTTGGTCTGGAGTCGTGTCCCGTAGAGGTTACGGAGAATAGAGCAATTCCTG aTGTGAACTGTGAGGAAATGAGGGTAAGCGTGGCCGAGAGACGCATTTACAGAAGAGAGCGGGAATTGATCGAAGCTTTGAGGAGGGCGCAgaaggaggaagagaaggcTCTGCAAGATCAGCGGCAGCTCCTCCAAAGTCTGAGGACCGTCAACGCCAGAGAGGCCGCCGTGGAGAAGAAGGAAATAGAGTCCCTCAGGAGAGCACAGCTGGAGGAAGCCGAAGAGTTAAAAAGACAAAGAGAAGAGCTGGAGAGGGAAAGAACTGAGCAGCAGAAGAAATGGGAGGAGTTTGAGAAGGAACGAAGTCAGTTGCTCTTGCTTCCCAGAGAACCTGAAGATCGCCCCTTGGTTTCCCACCTAACATAA
- the LOC144194427 gene encoding uncharacterized protein LOC144194427 isoform X3 yields MEVELKNGESDIFTPAKQDEIESAINGILLAVQESKPVRQNLEKSDQAAIQAELPSSGESKYQSLIWKHFDHFASVNGAQCLICKKMIKCPQGRKSNLFQHMSKTHPQVNLKADETVNEAKVDSEGNTTPMEVSAEIQANAQHAQVENSLQSKMKCQRRSSVWKHFRPLDNLDGAQCWICNKKLKCPDGKTSNLHRHMAKRHPEVQRPGRKALQQTKSNLSSHTSNVGLESCPVEVTENRAIPDVNCEEMRVSVAERRIYRRERELIEALRRAQKEEEKALQDQRQLLQSLRTVNAREAAVEKKEIESLRRAQLEEAEELKRQREELERERTEQQKKWEEFEKERSQLLLLPREPEDRPLVSHLT; encoded by the exons A TGGAAGTGGAACTGAAGAATGGAGAGTCTGACATCTTTACCCCTGCAAAACAAGATGAAATTGAATCTGCTATAAATGGGATCCTCTTAGCTGTACAGGAAAGTAAGCCTGTTAGGCAAAATCTGGAAAAATCAGACCAAGCGGCCATCCAAGCAGAGCTCCCGTCAAGTGGTGAATCCAAATATCAAAGCTTGATATGgaaacattttgatcattttgccaGCGTGAACGGTGCTCAGTGTTTGATTTGCAAGAAGATGATCAAATGCCCACAGGGCAGGAAGAGTAACCTTTTCCAACACATGTCAAAGACCCATCCACAGGTGAATCTCAAAGCAGATGAAACTGTGAATGAAGCTAAAGTGGATTCTGAAGGAAACACCACCCCCATGGAAGTTAGTGCAGAAATTCAGGCAAACGCACAACACGCCCAGGTTGAAAATTCGCTCCAGTCAAAGATGAAATGCCAACGCCGTAGCTCTGTCTGGAAACATTTTCGGCCTCTGGACAATTTGGATGGTGCTCAATGTTGGATTTGCAACAAGAAGCTTAAGTGCCCAGACGGCAAGACCAGCAACCTGCATCGACATATGGCAAAGAGGCACCCCGAGGTGCAACGGCCGGGGCGCAAGGCACTCCAGCAAACAAAGTCTAACTTGTCCTCGCACACTTCCAATGTTGGTCTGGAGTCGTGTCCCGTAGAGGTTACGGAGAATAGAGCAATTCCTG aTGTGAACTGTGAGGAAATGAGGGTAAGCGTGGCCGAGAGACGCATTTACAGAAGAGAGCGGGAATTGATCGAAGCTTTGAGGAGGGCGCAgaaggaggaagagaaggcTCTGCAAGATCAGCGGCAGCTCCTCCAAAGTCTGAGGACCGTCAACGCCAGAGAGGCCGCCGTGGAGAAGAAGGAAATAGAGTCCCTCAGGAGAGCACAGCTGGAGGAAGCCGAAGAGTTAAAAAGACAAAGAGAAGAGCTGGAGAGGGAAAGAACTGAGCAGCAGAAGAAATGGGAGGAGTTTGAGAAGGAACGAAGTCAGTTGCTCTTGCTTCCCAGAGAACCTGAAGATCGCCCCTTGGTTTCCCACCTAACATAA
- the LOC144194427 gene encoding uncharacterized protein LOC144194427 isoform X2, translating to MEPIILTLVEVELKNGESDIFTPAKQDEIESAINGILLAVQESKPVRQNLEKSDQAAIQAELPSSGESKYQSLIWKHFDHFASVNGAQCLICKKMIKCPQGRKSNLFQHMSKTHPQVNLKADETVNEAKVDSEGNTTPMEVSAEIQANAQHAQVENSLQSKMKCQRRSSVWKHFRPLDNLDGAQCWICNKKLKCPDGKTSNLHRHMAKRHPEVQRPGRKALQQTKSNLSSHTSNVGLESCPVEVTENRAIPDVNCEEMRVSVAERRIYRRERELIEALRRAQKEEEKALQDQRQLLQSLRTVNAREAAVEKKEIESLRRAQLEEAEELKRQREELERERTEQQKKWEEFEKERSQLLLLPREPEDRPLVSHLT from the exons ATGGAGCCCATAATTTTAACATTAG TGGAAGTGGAACTGAAGAATGGAGAGTCTGACATCTTTACCCCTGCAAAACAAGATGAAATTGAATCTGCTATAAATGGGATCCTCTTAGCTGTACAGGAAAGTAAGCCTGTTAGGCAAAATCTGGAAAAATCAGACCAAGCGGCCATCCAAGCAGAGCTCCCGTCAAGTGGTGAATCCAAATATCAAAGCTTGATATGgaaacattttgatcattttgccaGCGTGAACGGTGCTCAGTGTTTGATTTGCAAGAAGATGATCAAATGCCCACAGGGCAGGAAGAGTAACCTTTTCCAACACATGTCAAAGACCCATCCACAGGTGAATCTCAAAGCAGATGAAACTGTGAATGAAGCTAAAGTGGATTCTGAAGGAAACACCACCCCCATGGAAGTTAGTGCAGAAATTCAGGCAAACGCACAACACGCCCAGGTTGAAAATTCGCTCCAGTCAAAGATGAAATGCCAACGCCGTAGCTCTGTCTGGAAACATTTTCGGCCTCTGGACAATTTGGATGGTGCTCAATGTTGGATTTGCAACAAGAAGCTTAAGTGCCCAGACGGCAAGACCAGCAACCTGCATCGACATATGGCAAAGAGGCACCCCGAGGTGCAACGGCCGGGGCGCAAGGCACTCCAGCAAACAAAGTCTAACTTGTCCTCGCACACTTCCAATGTTGGTCTGGAGTCGTGTCCCGTAGAGGTTACGGAGAATAGAGCAATTCCTG aTGTGAACTGTGAGGAAATGAGGGTAAGCGTGGCCGAGAGACGCATTTACAGAAGAGAGCGGGAATTGATCGAAGCTTTGAGGAGGGCGCAgaaggaggaagagaaggcTCTGCAAGATCAGCGGCAGCTCCTCCAAAGTCTGAGGACCGTCAACGCCAGAGAGGCCGCCGTGGAGAAGAAGGAAATAGAGTCCCTCAGGAGAGCACAGCTGGAGGAAGCCGAAGAGTTAAAAAGACAAAGAGAAGAGCTGGAGAGGGAAAGAACTGAGCAGCAGAAGAAATGGGAGGAGTTTGAGAAGGAACGAAGTCAGTTGCTCTTGCTTCCCAGAGAACCTGAAGATCGCCCCTTGGTTTCCCACCTAACATAA